A section of the Phaseolus vulgaris cultivar G19833 chromosome 8, P. vulgaris v2.0, whole genome shotgun sequence genome encodes:
- the LOC137826605 gene encoding cystinosin homolog, translating to MAAWNSVPLHVSYEVLGWFAFASWSISFYPQVILNFRRKSVVGLNFDFVLLNLTKHSSYLIYNASLYFSSTVQKQYRDKFGQREMIPVAANDVAFSVHAVLLTAISLFQIAVYDRGSQKISKIAYGILLVTWTSVAVCFFVALHNHHWLWLISIFSDIQVCMTIIKYIPQAVMNFMRKSTEGWSIVNILLDFSGSVANYAQMSMQSIDQHSWVNFYGNIGKLMLSLVSVFFDIIFMCQHYLLYPVKKRKLEASPEHDNAKSSDRPFENV from the exons ATGGCTGCGTGGAATTCAGTTCCTCTACATGTCTCCTATGAAGTTCTGGGTTGGTTTGCTTTTGCCTCCTGGTCCATCAGTTTCTACCCGCAAGTCATCTTGAACTTTCGCAGAAAAAG TGTGGTGGGACTGAACTTTGATTTCGTGTTGCTGAATTTGACGAAACACTCCTCCTATCTCATATACAATGCATCTCTGTACTTCAGCTCTACTGTTCAGAAGCAGTACAGAGACAAATTTGGTCAGAGAGAG ATGATACCTGTGGCAGCAAATGATGTTGCTTTTTCAGTCCATGCTGTTTTGTTGACAGCAATTTCCTTGTTCCAGATTGCAGTCTATGAT CGGGGAAGTCAGAAAATCTCTAAAATCGCATATGGAATTCTCCTTGTTACATGGACCTCTGTAGCAGTGTGTTTCTTTGTAGCATTGCACAATCATCACTGGCTCTGGCTAATCTCAATCTTCTC TGACATTCAAGTTTGTATGAcgattataaaatatattcccCAG GCAGTGATGAACTTTATGAGAAAAAGTACAGAAGGCTGGAGCATTGTTAACATTCTACTGGACTTTTCTGGCTCCGTAGCTAACTATGCGCAAATGTCTATGCAATCAATCGATCAAC ATTCTTGGGTGAACTTCTATGGAAATATAGGGAAACTAATGCTATCCCtg GTGTCTGTGTTCTTTGACATCATCTTTATGTGCCAACATTATCTGTTATATCCTGTGAAGAAACGCAAATTAGAGGCATCCCCTGAACATGATAATGCCAAGTCTTCAGATAGACCATTCGAGAATGTCTAA